A genomic stretch from Candidatus Amarolinea dominans includes:
- a CDS encoding N-6 DNA methylase, with translation MPGHTRTRLVSATKLGSGKEMVDRLTNLIAIFENPALDFSKNRADGDDILGDAYEYLMRHFATESGKSKGQFYTPAEVSRIMAQIIGIRDASTSNATTVYDPTCGSGSLLLKVGDAASARVTLYGQAALDRLAAELESAAAELAELEEEEGGEEGIFAELEKVNRANVSARLREARAIYNTNDEAGAEADVLDKWLALSNREAELKKQLRDAEAELDAKAYAHYPKLSGAEIKTLVVDDKWLAALAAAIHGEMDRISQALTQRVRELAERYETPMPQQVNRVAELEARVNAHLAKMGFAR, from the coding sequence ATGCCGGGACATACAAGGACTAGGTTGGTGAGCGCGACCAAGCTCGGCAGCGGCAAGGAGATGGTGGACCGGCTGACCAACCTCATCGCCATCTTCGAGAATCCGGCGCTCGACTTCTCGAAGAACCGCGCGGATGGCGACGACATCCTGGGCGATGCCTACGAATACCTGATGCGCCACTTCGCCACTGAGAGCGGCAAGAGCAAAGGCCAGTTCTACACCCCCGCCGAAGTCAGCCGCATCATGGCGCAGATCATCGGCATCCGCGACGCCAGCACCAGCAACGCGACGACCGTCTATGACCCCACTTGCGGCTCTGGTTCGCTGCTGCTGAAGGTGGGCGACGCCGCCAGCGCCAGGGTCACGCTCTACGGGCAGGCGGCCCTGGACCGGCTGGCGGCTGAACTGGAAAGCGCCGCCGCGGAATTGGCCGAGCTGGAAGAGGAGGAGGGCGGCGAGGAGGGCATCTTCGCCGAGCTGGAGAAGGTGAACCGGGCTAACGTCAGCGCGCGGCTGCGCGAGGCCCGGGCGATCTACAACACGAATGACGAGGCCGGCGCGGAAGCCGATGTGCTGGACAAGTGGCTGGCCTTGAGCAACCGCGAGGCCGAGCTGAAGAAGCAGTTGCGCGACGCCGAGGCCGAGCTGGACGCCAAAGCCTACGCCCACTATCCCAAACTGAGCGGGGCCGAGATCAAGACCCTGGTGGTGGACGACAAATGGCTGGCCGCGCTGGCCGCCGCCATCCACGGCGAGATGGATCGCATCAGCCAGGCGCTGACGCAGCGCGTGCGGGAGTTGGCCGAACGCTACGAGACCCCCATGCCCCAGCAGGTCAATCGCGTGGCCGAGTTGGAAGCCAGGGTGAACGCGCATCTGGCGAAGATGGGATTTGCGCGCTGA
- the murJ gene encoding murein biosynthesis integral membrane protein MurJ, which yields MSSRKTASPFASIARNTLIVAAAFGLAAAAGLLRNIILGRQFGIGADLDAYYAAFKLPDLLFSIVAGGALATAFIPVFADFLAADDRAGAWRLASAVTNLVVLVVTALAVVAGLAAPWLVGRVIAPGFTPAAQAETAAVMRILLVSTVIFGVSAVQGSVLHSFKHFLLPALAPVVYPLGIVAGALWLGPLWGTRGLAVGAVIGALLHLAIKFPALLHYGFHWRPVLDLRTPAMRHVLWLLGPRLLDLGVFHVTLIMMTNLASRLGTGSVSALEWGWDAMQLPETLIGTAFGLVAFPTLAELAARGDLAGLRRTLSQSLRVVVALTVPAAVGLIVLGRPLLQLLYQRGAFDASSTEAVYVALRFYALGLVGHASLELVARAFFARQDTLTPLLLATASALVNIVLGLLLMGPLGFGGLALANSIAVTAEVLALTFVLRRRLTSAL from the coding sequence ATGTCCAGCAGAAAAACCGCCTCCCCTTTTGCATCCATTGCCCGCAACACCCTGATCGTGGCGGCCGCCTTTGGCCTGGCCGCGGCCGCCGGGCTGCTGCGCAACATCATCCTCGGGCGCCAATTCGGCATCGGCGCCGACCTGGATGCCTATTACGCGGCGTTCAAGCTGCCCGATCTGCTCTTCAGCATCGTGGCCGGGGGGGCGTTGGCTACCGCGTTCATTCCGGTGTTTGCCGATTTCCTGGCTGCCGACGACCGCGCGGGCGCCTGGCGCCTCGCCAGCGCCGTGACCAACCTGGTGGTGCTGGTGGTGACCGCGTTGGCGGTCGTGGCCGGCTTGGCGGCTCCGTGGTTAGTCGGCAGGGTGATTGCCCCCGGCTTTACGCCCGCGGCGCAGGCTGAAACCGCCGCGGTGATGCGCATCCTGCTCGTCTCCACCGTCATCTTTGGTGTCAGTGCGGTGCAGGGCAGTGTCTTGCACAGCTTCAAGCATTTTCTGCTGCCGGCCCTGGCGCCGGTCGTCTATCCGCTGGGCATCGTGGCCGGCGCGCTGTGGCTCGGCCCGCTGTGGGGCACGCGCGGGCTGGCGGTGGGCGCGGTGATCGGCGCCTTGCTGCACCTGGCGATCAAATTTCCTGCGCTGCTGCACTATGGCTTCCACTGGCGCCCCGTGCTCGATCTGCGCACGCCGGCCATGCGCCACGTCCTCTGGCTGCTGGGGCCGCGCCTGCTTGACCTGGGCGTGTTTCACGTGACGCTCATCATGATGACCAACCTGGCCTCGCGCCTGGGGACGGGCAGCGTCAGCGCGCTGGAGTGGGGCTGGGACGCCATGCAATTGCCGGAGACGCTCATCGGCACGGCGTTTGGGCTGGTGGCCTTTCCCACCCTGGCCGAACTGGCCGCCCGGGGCGATCTGGCCGGGCTGCGGCGCACGCTGAGTCAATCTCTGCGCGTCGTCGTGGCGCTGACCGTGCCCGCGGCGGTCGGGTTGATCGTGTTGGGGCGCCCGCTGCTGCAACTGCTCTACCAGCGCGGCGCGTTCGATGCCAGCAGCACGGAGGCCGTTTACGTGGCGCTGCGCTTCTACGCGCTGGGGCTGGTGGGTCACGCCAGCCTGGAGTTGGTCGCACGTGCGTTTTTCGCCCGCCAGGACACCCTCACACCCCTGCTGCTGGCAACAGCCTCCGCGCTGGTCAACATCGTGCTGGGCCTGCTGCTGATGGGGCCACTGGGCTTTGGCGGTCTGGCCCTGGCCAACTCCATCGCGGTGACGGCCGAGGTGCTGGCCCTGACCTTTGTGCTGCGCAGGCGGCTGACCTCCGCCCTCTGA
- the gap gene encoding type I glyceraldehyde-3-phosphate dehydrogenase, which produces MKTRIGINGFGRIGRQVFKALRDTYGETLEVVAINDLFDAKTNAHLLKYDSNYGKFDGTVEVGDNALIVDGRPVTVFAMKDPAQLPWKDLGVEIVVESTGVFTKGEQAAVHRNNGGAKKVIISAPATGPDITIVLGVNQDKYDPAVHHIISNASCTTNCLAPAAKVVFDNFGIVRGLMNTIHSYTNDQRILDLPHKDLRRARAAALNIIPTSTGAARALSLVIPELKGKFDGMSLRVPTPTVSVVDFVCLLEKETTTADLIAAFKAAEAGSLKGILGVSEDSPVSMDFKGDARSSIVDAEFCQVLGGNLAKVLAWYDNEWAYSMRVADLCNMLMQKGL; this is translated from the coding sequence ATGAAGACTCGTATCGGCATCAATGGTTTTGGTCGTATCGGACGCCAAGTGTTCAAGGCACTGCGTGACACTTACGGCGAAACGCTCGAAGTTGTGGCGATCAACGACCTGTTCGACGCCAAGACAAACGCGCACTTGCTGAAGTATGACTCGAACTACGGCAAGTTCGATGGCACCGTGGAAGTGGGCGACAATGCCCTCATCGTGGATGGCAGGCCGGTGACGGTGTTTGCCATGAAGGACCCCGCCCAGTTGCCGTGGAAGGACCTGGGCGTCGAAATCGTCGTTGAATCTACCGGCGTCTTCACCAAGGGTGAACAGGCGGCCGTCCATCGCAACAACGGCGGCGCCAAGAAGGTCATCATCAGCGCGCCGGCCACCGGTCCGGATATCACGATCGTCCTGGGCGTCAACCAGGACAAGTACGATCCGGCCGTCCACCACATCATCTCGAACGCTTCCTGCACCACAAACTGCCTGGCCCCGGCGGCCAAGGTGGTGTTCGACAACTTCGGCATCGTCAGAGGGCTGATGAATACGATTCACTCGTACACCAACGATCAGCGCATCCTGGACCTGCCGCACAAAGACCTGCGCCGCGCTCGCGCCGCCGCTCTGAACATCATCCCCACATCCACCGGCGCGGCCCGCGCCCTGTCGCTCGTGATCCCTGAGCTGAAGGGCAAGTTCGATGGCATGTCGCTGCGGGTGCCCACGCCCACGGTGTCGGTTGTGGACTTCGTCTGCCTCCTGGAGAAGGAAACCACCACGGCCGATCTGATCGCCGCGTTCAAGGCGGCCGAAGCTGGCTCGCTCAAGGGTATCCTGGGCGTCAGTGAGGATTCACCGGTTTCCATGGACTTCAAGGGCGATGCACGCTCCAGTATCGTGGACGCCGAGTTCTGCCAGGTGCTCGGCGGCAACCTGGCCAAGGTCCTGGCCTGGTATGACAACGAGTGGGCCTATTCCATGCGTGTGGCGGACCTGTGCAACATGCTGATGCAGAAGGGCCTCTGA
- a CDS encoding YvcK family protein, giving the protein MASSNGRRSHLKWLVPGMHVKRWLLLLMLGSIVLSLGFAILIRSAADSHTFSPIVYFGMLQFADRPLRALVFSGMGLGLIGLALYKLSQALVEPFLRPGQGHVADIVYQHRRRRGGPKVVAFGGGTGLSTLLRGLKKYTDNITAIVTVADDGGSSGRLRQELGLPPPGDFRACIAALSDAETLTTRLFEYRFSEGMGLNGHSFGNLFIAAMTNITGSFESGLAEASRVLAVRGQVIPSTLQDVTLCADLREELEDGAEGWRRVQGESAIPGLGQRIERVFLQPEDARAYPAAVKAILDADVIVAGPGSLFTSVLPNLLVDGIARAVKAAQAPRIYICNVATQPGETAGFGVGEHVESLNRHVGEGVFMHVLANNNTRMPIPAPTAHFEWVTPPTDDLPGVSVYLADLVDRQRPWRHDSELLASAIMQIYAQLTNSQARAEKTALNHSVPAPTVVQLR; this is encoded by the coding sequence ATGGCATCAAGTAATGGTCGCCGCTCGCACCTCAAGTGGCTCGTTCCCGGAATGCACGTCAAGCGCTGGCTGCTATTGCTCATGCTCGGTAGTATTGTGCTCAGCCTGGGCTTCGCTATTCTCATCCGCAGTGCCGCAGACAGTCATACGTTTTCACCGATCGTCTATTTTGGCATGTTGCAGTTCGCAGACCGCCCGCTGCGCGCGCTGGTCTTCTCCGGCATGGGGCTTGGGCTGATCGGCCTGGCCCTCTACAAGTTGAGTCAGGCCCTGGTCGAGCCGTTCTTGCGCCCTGGGCAGGGCCATGTGGCCGACATTGTCTATCAACACCGCCGGCGCCGGGGTGGGCCTAAAGTGGTGGCCTTTGGCGGCGGCACCGGGTTGTCCACGCTGCTGCGAGGACTCAAGAAGTACACCGATAACATCACAGCGATCGTCACCGTGGCCGATGATGGCGGCTCCTCTGGCCGTCTGCGCCAGGAACTGGGTTTGCCGCCGCCTGGCGACTTTCGAGCCTGTATTGCGGCGCTCTCCGACGCCGAAACCCTCACCACCCGCCTCTTCGAATACCGGTTTAGTGAAGGCATGGGGCTGAACGGCCATTCCTTTGGCAACCTGTTCATCGCCGCGATGACCAACATCACCGGCAGCTTCGAGAGCGGCCTGGCCGAGGCCAGCCGGGTCCTGGCGGTGCGCGGGCAGGTGATCCCTTCGACGCTGCAGGATGTGACGCTGTGCGCCGATCTGCGTGAGGAGTTGGAGGATGGCGCCGAGGGCTGGCGTCGTGTGCAAGGCGAATCGGCCATTCCTGGCTTAGGTCAGCGCATCGAACGCGTATTCCTGCAACCCGAGGATGCGCGCGCGTACCCCGCGGCCGTCAAGGCGATCCTCGATGCCGATGTGATCGTGGCGGGGCCGGGCAGCCTGTTCACCAGTGTGCTCCCCAACCTGCTGGTGGATGGTATCGCGCGCGCGGTGAAGGCCGCACAGGCGCCGCGCATCTACATCTGCAATGTGGCAACTCAGCCCGGCGAAACAGCCGGTTTTGGGGTGGGTGAGCATGTCGAGTCGCTCAATCGGCATGTGGGTGAGGGCGTTTTCATGCATGTTCTGGCCAACAATAACACGCGCATGCCAATTCCAGCGCCGACCGCCCATTTCGAATGGGTCACTCCCCCAACGGATGACCTGCCCGGCGTTTCAGTCTACCTGGCAGACCTGGTTGATCGGCAGCGCCCGTGGCGACATGACAGCGAGCTATTGGCCAGCGCGATCATGCAGATCTACGCGCAGCTCACCAATTCGCAAGCTCGTGCGGAAAAAACTGCCCTAAATCATAGCGTGCCAGCGCCCACTGTGGTACAATTACGCTGA
- a CDS encoding tetratricopeptide repeat protein, with amino-acid sequence MNDHKIHPRRATLSIRFILALGVVCALLLLATGLWRYGGPTGLWRRAQATFGEPLPHPQWVPTPLPITPAGVATRPPPAQITTAPPQPTATATRSAVTAPPLVLTTDATVPRVAPTRPPSFQAVAPQVELRGLRHEWQTWNNCGPATLAFYLSYFGSPLRQEDLRRALRPNPEDKNVNLGEMAAFAQSQGLQTLVRTHGDADRMRLFLSNGLPVLIETWLELHPNDGMGHYRLLTGYDDAEQMWIVYDSYVSQGLKKGDPYQGILLPYADVGSLWRVFDDTYLLVYRAEQAPLVAAILGADADEALARQRGLALAQAAVDAQPQDAFAWFNLGSDLTALGQFAAAAAAYDQARQLGLPWRMLWYQFGPFAAYSEVGRHAEVLALADATLRTTTDVEELHYWRGRALAALGDPEGARQAFARAVALNPGYAAAVAALKP; translated from the coding sequence ATGAACGATCATAAAATTCACCCGCGCAGGGCGACCCTGTCCATTCGCTTCATTCTGGCCCTGGGCGTTGTGTGCGCACTTCTGTTGTTGGCGACCGGCCTGTGGCGCTATGGGGGGCCAACGGGCTTATGGCGGCGCGCCCAGGCAACGTTCGGCGAGCCACTCCCGCACCCCCAGTGGGTGCCAACGCCACTGCCCATCACGCCCGCAGGGGTCGCCACTCGCCCGCCGCCGGCGCAGATCACAACCGCGCCGCCACAGCCCACAGCCACGGCCACACGCTCTGCCGTCACCGCGCCGCCCCTGGTTCTGACCACGGATGCCACTGTGCCGCGCGTCGCGCCAACCCGGCCGCCGTCGTTTCAGGCGGTTGCGCCGCAGGTTGAGCTGCGCGGGCTGCGGCACGAATGGCAGACCTGGAACAACTGCGGCCCTGCCACGCTGGCGTTTTATCTCAGCTACTTCGGCAGCCCGCTGCGCCAGGAGGATCTGCGCCGGGCGCTGCGCCCCAACCCAGAGGACAAGAACGTCAATCTGGGCGAAATGGCCGCCTTTGCCCAGTCTCAGGGCCTGCAGACGCTGGTGCGCACCCACGGCGACGCGGACCGCATGCGCCTGTTTCTGAGCAATGGCCTGCCGGTGCTGATCGAAACCTGGCTGGAACTGCACCCCAACGATGGCATGGGGCACTACCGCTTGCTGACCGGCTATGACGATGCCGAGCAGATGTGGATCGTTTACGATTCGTACGTCAGCCAGGGGCTTAAGAAAGGCGACCCGTACCAGGGCATTCTCTTGCCCTACGCGGATGTGGGATCGCTATGGCGCGTCTTCGATGACACCTATCTGCTGGTCTACCGGGCCGAGCAGGCGCCCCTGGTGGCGGCCATCCTGGGCGCGGACGCCGACGAGGCGCTTGCCCGCCAACGGGGCCTGGCCCTGGCGCAGGCCGCGGTGGACGCGCAGCCGCAGGACGCGTTCGCCTGGTTCAACCTGGGGAGCGATCTCACGGCCCTCGGTCAGTTTGCCGCGGCCGCGGCCGCATACGATCAGGCGCGGCAACTGGGTCTGCCCTGGCGCATGCTGTGGTATCAGTTTGGGCCGTTTGCCGCCTATTCTGAGGTTGGGCGCCACGCGGAAGTCCTGGCGCTGGCCGATGCCACCCTCAGGACCACCACCGATGTGGAGGAACTGCACTACTGGCGCGGGCGCGCGCTGGCCGCGCTGGGCGATCCGGAAGGCGCGCGCCAGGCGTTTGCACGGGCCGTGGCGCTGAATCCGGGTTACGCGGCCGCCGTAGCCGCGCTCAAGCCCTGA